In a single window of the Amia ocellicauda isolate fAmiCal2 chromosome 20, fAmiCal2.hap1, whole genome shotgun sequence genome:
- the valopa gene encoding vertebrate ancient long opsin a has translation MDGFRVAVNGGVLYTEETPTPRDPFSGPVESVARWNFSLLAALMFIVTSLSLSENFTVMLVTFRFKQLRQPLNYIIVNLSVADFLVSLIGGSISFLTNIKGYFFMGAWACVLEGFAVTFFGIVALWSLAVLAFERFFVICRPLGNIRLRGKHAAFGLVFVWTFSFIWTIPPTMGWSSYTVSKIGTTCEPNWYSGNYYDHTYIITFFTTCFILPLGVIIVSYGKLMRKLRKVSNTQGRLGSTRKPERQVTRMVIVMIMAFLIGWTPYAAFSIIVTACPTIRLDPRLAAVPAFFSKTATVYNPIIYVFMNKQFRKCLIQLFRCNTSATDLNLNQTTERGPMTAESNEGEMSAIAARITLSSNNVEKTEDEQSQGSSFAQLPIPENKVCPM, from the exons ATGGATGGCTTCAGAGTGGCTGTGAACGGGGGGGTCCTGTACACGGAGGAGACCCCGACTCCCCGGGACCCCTTCTCCGGCCCGGTGGAGTCCGTGGCGCGCTGGAACTTCTCCCTGCTGGCGGCGCTCATGTTCATCGTGACCTCGCTGTCCCTGTCCGAGAACTTCACCGTCATGCTGGTCACCTTCAGGTTCAAACAGCTCCGCCAGCCTCTCAATTACATCATTGTCAACCTGTCTGTGGCGGACTTTCTGGTGTCCCTCATCGGCGGCTCCATCAGCTTCCTAACCAACATCAAGGGCTACTTCTTCATGGGAGCCTGGGCGTGCGTGCTGGAGGGCTTTGCGGTCACCTTCTTCG GAATCGTCGCTCTCTGGTCCCTAGCTGTCCTCGCTTTTGAGCGGTTCTTCGTCATCTGCCGCCCTTTGGGGAATATCCGCCTTCGAGGGAAGCACGCCGCCTTCGGCCTGGTGTTCGTCTGGACCTTCTCCTTCATCTGGACCATCCCACCCACCATGGGATGGAGCAGCTACACGGTCAGCAAGATCGGCACGACTTGTGAACCGAACTG GTATTCAGGGAATTATTATGACCACACATACATCATCACTTTTTTCACTACCTGCTTCATCTTGCCCCTGGGGGTAATCATTGTGTCGTATGGAAAGCTTATGAGAAAGCTGAGGAAG GTCTCAAACACCCAAGGAAGGCTGGGCAGTACAAGGAAACCGGAAAGACAAGTCACACGGATGGTCATCGTCATGATCATGGCCTTTCTCATCGGTTGGACGCCGTACGCAGCCTTTTCGATCATCGTCACCGCCTGTCCCACGATCCGCCTGGATCCTCGCCTGGCAGCCGTCCCCGCCTTCTTCTCCAAAACGGCCACAGTTTACAACCCCATCATTTACGTGTTTATGAATAAACAG TTCAGGAAGTGTCTAATTCAGCTGTTCAGATGCAATACATCGGCTACAGACTTGAATCTCAACCAAACGACAGAGCGAGGGCCGATGACGGCGGAGAGCAACGAAGGGGAGATGTCTGCCATCGCGGCTCGCATCACCCTTTCCAGCAACAACGTCGAGAAAACCGAGGACGAACAAAGTCAAGGCAGTTCATTCGCTCAGTTGCCCATCCCCGAAAACAAAGTCTGTCCCATGTAG